Part of the Nicotiana sylvestris chromosome 5, ASM39365v2, whole genome shotgun sequence genome is shown below.
CTACAAACCCAAATAACACCAAAGTATATTGTATTGATAAATTGGCAGTAATAGGAACAACTCAGCTAAAGGAAATTATAAAGAACTCAAACACCACAAGAATGGGAATGAGAAGACGAAGATGAGAGGCACAGAACTTTCACATAATACAAGCCTACTGTAATTCTTATTCTACTAGGTATTTATAGGGAATGCTAAATGTTATTTCCTTGCTTCACACTTCATATGTTCCAGCACTCTGCTGCCAAACAAACTCTGTTAATTTTGTTGGATGCTTCTTCACTCTTGTACTGCGCCTTACATTTTCTGTTACTTGAGGATTGCTGATCAGGCTACTAACTTGGTCAGGTGCATGTGCATTTTCAGCTATTTCGATATTCATAACATTATCCCCATCCAAAAAATGAACCTTGTCCACAAGGTTCGCGCCCGTAGGAGCAGAAGAAGAGTCTTTGAGATGCAAGGGAGTGATTTGTTGTTCAGGTGTTCCTGCACACTTCTTGAGCATTAAAATATGAAAGACAGGATGAATTGAAGCTGCCTCGAGTAAGTCTAACTTGTAAGCCACCAGACCAATGTGTCGCAGCACCTTGAAGGGTCCAAAATACTTCCTATCCAGCTTGTGCTACTTATGGGAATGCAAAGAATGTTGTTTATAAGGCTGCAATTTAACATATGCCCAATCCCCAACATGCAGCATGACATCCGTGCGCTTTTGATCAGCGAACTTCTTCACCATGAGCACGTAGTAAATTTGTCTTGAGGGCCTCCAGGACCTCATCACGACGCAGGAAGAACTGTTCCACTTGGTCGTGAGAATTTCCATCTAGAACATAACGAGGTATAGTGGGAGGAGCGCGGCCATACAAGGCCTGAAAAAGAGACATACCCGCGGAGGTTTGAAAAGAAGTATTGTACTAGTACTCCGCCCAAGGCATCATGCTAACCCAATCCTTTGGAGAATCAACAACGTAGCAGCGTAAATACTGCTCAACATATTTATTGAGCGCCTCAGATTGGCCATCCGTCTGGGGATGGTAAGCAGTGCTCATGGCTAGAATGTTCCCTGGAGCCGGTTTAGTTCCTTCCAGAACACATGTAAGAAATGGGGGTCACGATTAGTAACAATAGACTTCGGAGGACCATGAAGCTTGATGATGTAAGCAACAAAAGCCTCCGCAATAGTGAGGGCCGTGAAAGTAGCTGGCAAGGGTATGAAATGGCTATATTTCGATAATATGTCAACTACTGTCATGATGGTTGTCTTGCCACGAGATGCAGGCAAGCAAGTCACAAAATCCATGGCGATCTCCTCAAAGACTTGTTCTGGAATCGGTAGGGGCTGTAATAAGCCAGCTGGATGATGATGCAGATCCTTCATTTGCTGGCAAGTGGGACAAGTAGCTATAAACACCTTGATGTCATGTCACATGGATTTCCAATAAAAATTGGAGGATAAACGATGAAAGGTACGAGCAATGCCAGAATGCCCTCGATTGATGAAGAGTGGAACTCATGGCTTAAGTGTAAACGAAGTGGCGAATCTGTAGGCAGGACCAAGCGGCCTTTAAAGAATAAGAGCCTGTCACGAAACAAATAATCGGAATATGCAGTAGGATCAGATTGAAGGCCTTGGTGAATAGACAATAATTCGGGATGCACCTTGTTGGCTTGTAGTAAGGTGTCAAACAACTGAAAGGATTGACTAGAAATAGCCATAAGGGAAGCAGTTGGCATTCGAGATCACAAGGCATCTGCAATGAGGTTGTGCTTCCCCGGTCTGTACATAATAACAAAATCATAACCCACGAGTTTGCCCTACCATTTTTGTTGCTCCGGAGTTTGTATTACTTGATTGGTGAGGTTCCTAAGTGCTTGTTGATCAGTGATGATGGTGAAGCATCTCTTCAACAGATATTGGCGCCATTTGCTAACAGCTTGAGTGATAGCCAACATTTCCCGCACATAAGTAGAAGCCTGCTGCATTCGAGGACATAGCTTTTGACTAAAATATGCAACTGGATGACCTCTCTGAGAGAGAATAGCCGCAATGCCGGTTCCTGACGCATCAGTTTCAACCTGAAAAGGTTGAGTGAAGTCAGGTAAAGCCAACACCGGCGTAGAGCTAAGACAATTCTTAAGAGTCTCAAAGGTAGTTTGAGCTAGAGGGGTCCAAGAATAAGAGTCATGACGCAACAAATCTGTCAATGGGCTAGCAATCATAACATAGTTATGGATGAAACGCCGGTAATATCTGGTGAGCCCCAAAAAGCTGCAAACCTCCATAACATTGCGAGGCACGAGCCATTATTGAATAGTGGTAGTCTTTGTTGGATCTACTAATAACCCTTGTTGTGATAACATATGACCTAAATACTCCACCGTCTCCTAACTGAATGTGCATTTAGCGAACTTAGCAACCAACTTGTGTTGCCTCAACGTGGATAGAACACACTGGAGGTAGTCCAAATAAAGCTCCCAGGATGGGCTATAAACCAGAATGTCGTCAAAAAATACCAATACAAATCATCGCAAAAAAGGGCGAAACATAGAATTCATCGTAGCTTGGAAGGCGGAGGGTGCATTAGAAAGCCTAAAAGGCATTACCAAAAATTCATAATGGCCCTCGTGTGTGCAAAATGTTGTCTTTGCAATGTCCTTTGGGTACAGtcgaatctgatgatacccggacaACAAATCGAGTTTAGAAAAATACCTTGCACCATGTAATTCATCAAATAATTCATCAACTGTGGGAATTGGAAACCTATCGCGTATGGTGATAGCATTCAAGGCCCTATAATCAACACAAAAATGCCAAGAGCCATCCTTCTTACGAACAAGCAACACAGGGGAAGAGAAGGGGCTGATACTTGGACGAATAATACCTTCAGCAAGCATTTCCTCAACCAATTTTTCCATCACTTGTTTCTGAAAATATGGATACCGACATGGCTTCACATTGACAGACCCGACAGCAGGAGTCAAATGAATAGCATGGTCCTGAGGTCTCGTAGGTGGCAAACCATGTGGCTTAGTAAATATATCTTCGAATGACTCAAATAAAGTAGACAATGCCAGGGGAGGATCAGGGGACTTCGGAAGTGAAGTCCCAATTAACTCCAAATGGTAATAGGTATCAATAGCATCTGTAGCGCAATGCGTCTTAAGCACTGAAGTTGGACCGGTTGCACATCTGGAAATGACTCATCTACCCACTAGACCTGCTGGTTATTCAACACAAATTCAAATACCCGCTGGCCATAGTCAGTCACCACACGACCCAAAGTAGCGAGCCACGAAATACCTAAGACAAAGTCAAAGCCATGCATAGGCAGGACAAAGAAGTCCATTGTGAGAAGACACCCCTGAATGCTAAGCGGAACTTGGAGGAAAAGGCCGGCACATTGAAGACGTTGCCCACTTCCTACCATAACGGAGAAGGGAGGAATGGGTTCGACTGCCAATCAAAGGAAATTTGCCAcacaagtttgaataaagttGTGTGTACTTCCATTGTCAAGCATGACTTGCACTGGTGAGTTCTGAATATAGCCAATGAATCGAAGCGTAGAAGTAGTGGTACCTCCGGCCATAGCATGGTAAGAAATGGCAGAATGGTGCATCGCCTCCAAATTTTGAAGCTCCTCAGCCAATATTTCATCTGTCATAGTTACATCAGGTAGAGGCTCCTGCTCGAGGACTTCGTGTTTGAGCAACAATAGTTGTGGAGGAGCCTTACACTTGTGGCCGGCGGAGTACTTCTCATCACAGTGGAAGCACAACCCTTGTTCTCGGCGCTGCTGAATCTCTACTGGTGAAAGACGTTTAAGCAGAAGACGAGTGCGGGAATTACTTTGTGGAGAGAAAGTAGGGGTTGGCAGGAGGGGTGGGGATCTAGGAAAAACTGGTTGCAGCGACCTTTCCCGCTCAAATACAATTCTCTGCTCATGGGTATGGGCCAAGTCAAAGACCTCATCTAATGTTTTGGGCTTATGGGCCAAAACAGCCATTTGAATATCAGCTCTAAGGCCTGAAGTAAACACATGAACTAACAACGATTCTGGAATGTCATTAGTTTCATTGGCAATTGATTCAAACCGAGCCTGGAACTCAGCGATGGTGGACGTCTGTCGGAGCTTCGATAAATGACCCTTTGGTGCAAGTAAGGAACGCTTCTGAAAGCGGCTCATCACTTTTAAGGCAAAACGAGGCCAATCACTGAGCTGCTTGTTGCGGAACAACCACCGATACCATTCACGGGCCTCACCGTCCAAATAGAATGATGCTAAGGAGAGTTTGTGATCTTCAGAGATATGATAGAAATCAAAGTAC
Proteins encoded:
- the LOC138868228 gene encoding uncharacterized protein, which translates into the protein MTGFSSSTTTDTMLSTSSSKEIADLAASIADLTTAFAGQQKLLLDLMSRVADSSYSQAVSTEAPTGIPTVPSMQYKPTSMEMPRFSGANPEGWVFDAERYFDFYHISEDHKLSLASFYLDGEAREWYRWLFRNKQLSDWPRFALKVMSRFQKRSLLAPKGHLSKLRQTSTIAEFQARFESIANETNDIPESLLVHVFTSGLRADIQMAVLAHKPKTLDEVFDLAHTHEQRIVFERERSLQPVFPRSPPLLPTPTFSPQSNSRTRLLLKRLSPVEIQQRREQGLCFHCDEKYSAGHKCKAPPQLLLLKHEVLEQEPLPDVTMTDEILAEELQNLEAMHHSAISYHAMAGGTTTSTLRFIGYIQNSPVQVMLDNGIEPIPPFSVMVGSGQRLQCAGLFLQVPLSIQGCLLTMDFFVLPMHGFDFVLDAIDTYYHLELIGTSLPKSPDPPLALSTLFESFEDIFTKPHGLPPTRPQDHAIHLTPAVGSVNVKPCRYPYFQKQVMEKLVEEMLAEGIIRPSISPFSSPVLLVRKKDGSWHFCVDYRALNAITIRDRFPIPTVDELFDELHGARYYRRFIHNYVMIASPLTDLLRHDSYSWTPLAQTTFETLKNCLSSTPVLALPDFTQPFQVETDASGTGIAAILSQRGHPVAYFSQKLCPRMQQASTYVREMLAITQAVSKWRQYLLKRCFTIITDQQALRNLTNQQMKDLHHHPAGLLQPLPIPEQVFEEIAMDFVTCLPASRGKTTIMTVVDILSKYSHFIPLPATFTALTIAEAFVAYIIKLHGTKPAPGNILAMSTAYHPQTDGQSEALNKYVEQYLRCYVVDSPKDWHKLDRKYFGPFKVLRHIGLVAYKLDLLEAASIHPVFHILMLKKCAGTPEQQITPLHLKDSSSAPTGANLVDKVHFLDGDNVMNIEIAENAHAPDQVSSLISNPQVTENVRRSTRVKKHPTKLTEFVWQQSAGTYEVANSLYSQAVATKAPTGIPTVPSMRHKPASVEMPRFSGANPEGWVFDAERSPPLLPIPTFSPQSNSRTRLPLKRLSPVEIQRRREQGLCFHCDEKYSAGHKCKALPQLLLLEHEVLEQDPLPDVTMTDEILADELQNLEVMHHSAISYH